A portion of the Thermosediminibacter oceani DSM 16646 genome contains these proteins:
- a CDS encoding response regulator gives MAGILIVDDAAFMRMMIKDILTKNGYEVAGEAENGAVAVEKYKELKPSLVVMDITMPEMDGIEAVRRIKSIDPDARIIMCSAMGQQAMVIDAIQAGARDFVVKPFQPDRVLEAVKKALS, from the coding sequence ATGGCAGGAATTTTGATCGTCGATGATGCCGCATTCATGAGGATGATGATTAAAGACATACTCACAAAGAACGGGTATGAGGTTGCTGGAGAAGCCGAAAACGGCGCTGTTGCTGTAGAGAAGTATAAAGAATTGAAACCCAGTCTAGTCGTGATGGATATTACTATGCCGGAAATGGATGGCATAGAAGCAGTGAGGAGGATAAAAAGCATAGACCCTGATGCGAGGATAATAATGTGTTCCGCAATGGGACAACAGGCAATGGTGATAGACGCAATACAGGCAGGAGCCAGGGATTTCGTCGTTAAACCGTTTCAGCCAGACAGGGTGCTGGAAGCCGTTAAAAAAGCTCTGTCGTAA
- the flhA gene encoding flagellar biosynthesis protein FlhA translates to MKSYDVAVAFFVVLVIVMMVIPLPSGLLDILLSFNITFSLVILLVAMNTEKPLSFSIFPSLLLMATLFRLALNISSTRLILLEGYAGQVIEAFGNFVVKGNVLVGFIIFLIIVIIQFMVITRGAERVAEVAARFTLDAMPGKQMSIDADLNSGLITEAEARQRRMEIQLEADFYGAMDGASKFVKGDAIAGIIITAINIIGGLITGMVFQGLDAMTALNRYVLLTVGDGLVSQIPALLVSTATGIIVTKAASEGNMGEGLIKQLTSYPKILLIAAGVLAFFAVIPGLPHIPFLALAGIFGYMGLSIQRISQRENLKEQEMRKEKELEEIRKPENILSLLQVDPIEVEFGYNIIPLADVNQGGDLLDRVIMIRRQCALDLGMIVPMVRLRDNIQLKPNEYVIKIKGVEAARGELKVDHYLVMNPTGGPIEIDGIDTREPAFGLPAKWITSDKKEKAEILGYTVVDSSSVIATHLTEIIKAYAHELIGRQEVKNILDNIKEQYPSLVEELVPKVLTLGEIQKVLSNLLRENVPIRDMVTILETLGDYSNITKDTDVLTEYVRQRLKRVITSRFIPDKKAHVITLDKNVEELISNSVTQTENGVYISIDPATVQKMISSLIDNINQVTRRGMQPIVLTNPLVRRHFRKIIETSLPHIPVLSYGEIDPNVEVRSVGTVKV, encoded by the coding sequence TTGAAATCCTACGATGTGGCTGTAGCTTTTTTTGTGGTTCTGGTTATCGTTATGATGGTAATACCTTTACCTTCGGGGTTACTTGATATACTGCTCTCATTTAATATAACATTTTCCCTGGTAATTCTGCTGGTAGCCATGAATACGGAGAAACCTCTTAGCTTTTCCATATTCCCATCTTTACTGCTGATGGCTACGCTGTTCAGACTTGCTCTCAATATATCTTCAACCCGTCTGATATTGTTAGAAGGTTATGCCGGTCAGGTTATTGAGGCTTTCGGAAATTTCGTGGTCAAGGGCAACGTGCTGGTAGGATTTATAATTTTCCTCATCATAGTTATCATTCAATTCATGGTTATTACGCGCGGCGCTGAAAGAGTCGCCGAAGTGGCTGCAAGATTTACTTTGGATGCAATGCCCGGCAAGCAGATGAGCATCGATGCAGACCTTAATTCCGGTCTTATCACTGAAGCCGAAGCCAGACAGCGCCGAATGGAAATTCAGCTGGAAGCGGATTTTTACGGGGCTATGGATGGTGCCAGTAAGTTTGTAAAAGGCGATGCCATAGCAGGAATTATTATAACGGCCATAAACATCATTGGTGGATTGATTACGGGGATGGTCTTCCAGGGCCTCGACGCAATGACCGCATTAAACAGATACGTCCTTCTTACCGTTGGGGACGGACTGGTAAGCCAGATACCTGCACTGCTTGTATCTACAGCTACAGGCATCATAGTGACAAAAGCGGCCAGCGAAGGGAATATGGGGGAAGGTCTCATAAAACAGCTTACTTCCTACCCGAAGATCCTGCTGATAGCCGCCGGTGTGCTAGCCTTTTTCGCGGTAATTCCCGGTCTGCCGCATATTCCATTTCTGGCCCTTGCGGGAATATTCGGATACATGGGTTTGTCCATACAGAGGATATCCCAGCGGGAAAATTTGAAGGAGCAGGAAATGCGCAAAGAAAAGGAACTGGAAGAAATCAGAAAGCCGGAGAACATACTGTCATTGTTGCAGGTAGATCCTATCGAAGTAGAATTCGGCTACAACATAATACCCCTTGCCGATGTAAACCAGGGAGGGGACCTGCTGGACAGGGTGATTATGATAAGGCGCCAGTGTGCGCTGGATCTGGGCATGATAGTTCCGATGGTGAGATTGAGAGACAATATCCAATTAAAGCCCAATGAGTACGTTATAAAAATAAAAGGTGTAGAAGCAGCAAGAGGGGAACTGAAAGTTGACCACTACCTGGTGATGAATCCTACCGGTGGGCCTATAGAAATAGACGGTATTGATACCCGGGAACCCGCTTTCGGATTACCGGCGAAGTGGATTACTAGCGATAAAAAAGAAAAAGCTGAAATACTTGGGTACACTGTAGTGGACTCTTCATCGGTTATAGCCACCCATCTGACAGAGATAATAAAAGCCTATGCCCACGAGCTGATCGGAAGGCAGGAAGTGAAGAATATCCTGGATAATATAAAAGAGCAATATCCTTCTCTTGTCGAAGAACTAGTGCCAAAAGTTTTGACCCTCGGTGAAATCCAAAAGGTGCTGTCAAATCTACTCAGAGAAAATGTACCAATAAGAGATATGGTTACGATACTGGAGACACTAGGTGACTACTCTAACATAACCAAAGATACCGATGTCCTGACGGAATACGTAAGGCAGCGGTTGAAAAGAGTTATAACCAGCCGGTTTATTCCCGATAAAAAGGCTCATGTAATAACCCTTGACAAGAATGTAGAGGAGCTCATTTCAAACTCGGTTACCCAGACGGAGAACGGTGTGTACATCTCGATCGATCCGGCTACTGTTCAAAAAATGATAAGCTCGTTGATAGACAACATCAATCAGGTCACAAGGCGCGGGATGCAGCCTATTGTTCTGACCAATCCCCTTGTCAGGAGACATTTTAGAAAAATT
- the fliY gene encoding flagellar motor switch phosphatase FliY, with amino-acid sequence MDENRILSQEEINELLNKSLSNQDEGEFLSQEEIDALGEIGNISIGTSATTLYTLLRNKVTITTPDVALTTVEKLQEKYSIPFIAIIVDHTEGIEGSSILIMKEEDAKIIADLMMGGDGRNTEVELDELRLSAVGEAMNQMMGSSATSLSTMLKKNINISPPTLKRVNFADETLQSYFKKDEKIVKISFKMEVGDLIESEIMLLMTIPFAKKLVRELMSISKGIPFETSKSDDTDEHILENAPPEPQKPFNEKKAEKVSVKPVELEDFGEAETSGKKSSLDLIMDVPLEISVELGRTVKKIKEILEIGPGSIIELEKLAGEPVDILVNGKLIARGEVVVIDESFGVRITEILNSIEKVHYLQ; translated from the coding sequence ATGGATGAAAATCGGATTTTGTCGCAGGAGGAAATAAATGAGCTTTTGAATAAATCCCTTTCTAATCAGGATGAAGGGGAATTTCTTTCTCAGGAGGAAATCGATGCCCTAGGTGAAATAGGCAACATATCCATAGGTACTTCTGCTACCACCCTTTATACCCTCTTGAGAAACAAAGTAACTATAACCACCCCCGATGTAGCTCTCACCACCGTAGAAAAACTGCAAGAGAAATACTCAATACCTTTTATTGCGATTATAGTGGATCATACCGAGGGTATCGAGGGAAGCTCTATTTTAATAATGAAGGAAGAAGACGCAAAAATTATCGCTGATCTTATGATGGGAGGGGACGGCAGGAATACCGAGGTGGAACTCGATGAGCTAAGGTTAAGTGCCGTAGGAGAGGCGATGAATCAGATGATGGGATCCTCGGCCACCTCGCTTTCTACGATGTTGAAAAAAAACATCAACATTTCCCCTCCAACACTGAAACGAGTAAATTTTGCCGACGAGACGCTCCAAAGTTATTTCAAAAAGGACGAAAAGATTGTGAAGATTTCTTTTAAGATGGAGGTGGGAGACTTAATAGAAAGCGAAATCATGCTCCTCATGACAATACCTTTTGCAAAAAAGTTAGTGAGAGAGTTGATGTCCATATCAAAGGGAATTCCTTTCGAAACTTCAAAAAGCGATGATACGGATGAACATATTCTTGAAAATGCACCGCCCGAGCCGCAAAAGCCCTTCAATGAGAAAAAAGCAGAAAAAGTTAGCGTAAAACCTGTGGAACTCGAGGACTTCGGTGAGGCTGAAACTTCTGGTAAGAAATCTTCCCTGGATCTCATCATGGATGTTCCCCTCGAAATATCGGTAGAATTAGGGAGGACGGTTAAAAAAATAAAAGAGATCCTGGAAATAGGACCGGGTTCAATAATTGAGCTGGAAAAACTTGCGGGAGAGCCGGTGGATATCCTTGTAAACGGCAAGCTTATTGCCAGGGGAGAGGTTGTAGTGATCGATGAAAGTTTTGGGGTCAGAATAACCGAAATTTTAAATTCTATTGAGAAAGTACATTACTTACAGTAA
- the flhB gene encoding flagellar biosynthesis protein FlhB, giving the protein MNLQLFSQEKTEKATPRRRQKARERGQVFSSRELNSALILLASFVLLKIFGIYIFENTGSFLRQFFIENLIRQDLSISDIYGIFYSSIVFVLKSTAPVAVGIVLVGLLVNFLQVGFVFSLEPISPKLDRINPVEGAKRIFSKRSLIELVKALVKIILIIYIFYGGFVEIKDTVALMLDMSFTESLGYFTSMMFRLGLKVGIALLVLSVLDYGYQWYEYEKSLMMSKEDVKEELKEVEGNPQIKSRIRQVQRQMSRRRMMQEVKKADVVITNPTHIAIALGYDASVHAAPVVLAKGTGAIAEKIKEIAEREDIPIVENKPLAQTLFKSVEVGDIIPEEFYNAVAEILAFVYSLKGRRV; this is encoded by the coding sequence ATGAACTTACAGCTATTTTCCCAGGAAAAAACAGAGAAAGCGACTCCCCGAAGAAGGCAAAAAGCCAGAGAGCGGGGGCAGGTTTTTTCGAGCAGGGAGCTTAATTCTGCTTTAATTCTCCTCGCAAGCTTTGTTCTTTTAAAAATTTTCGGGATTTACATATTCGAAAATACCGGTTCGTTTTTAAGGCAGTTTTTTATAGAAAATTTAATTAGACAAGATCTCAGTATCAGTGACATTTACGGCATATTTTATTCTTCTATTGTGTTTGTATTAAAGTCGACAGCGCCCGTGGCTGTAGGCATAGTTTTAGTTGGACTTCTGGTAAATTTTTTACAGGTTGGTTTTGTATTCAGCCTCGAACCTATTTCACCTAAGCTCGACAGAATAAATCCGGTCGAGGGAGCAAAAAGGATTTTTTCCAAAAGGAGCCTGATCGAGCTTGTAAAAGCATTAGTTAAAATAATCCTGATAATTTACATATTTTATGGTGGGTTCGTTGAAATAAAAGATACTGTAGCACTGATGCTGGATATGAGCTTTACGGAATCGCTGGGATATTTTACGAGCATGATGTTTAGATTGGGATTGAAGGTAGGCATTGCACTTTTGGTTCTTTCAGTTCTTGACTACGGTTACCAGTGGTATGAGTACGAGAAGAGCCTGATGATGTCAAAGGAAGACGTCAAAGAAGAACTCAAAGAAGTGGAAGGTAATCCGCAGATTAAATCCAGAATACGTCAGGTACAGCGCCAGATGTCGCGAAGGCGCATGATGCAGGAAGTTAAAAAGGCCGATGTGGTAATTACAAACCCAACCCACATCGCGATTGCTTTAGGCTATGATGCGTCGGTTCATGCGGCACCTGTCGTCTTGGCAAAAGGAACCGGTGCCATTGCCGAAAAGATAAAGGAGATAGCCGAAAGGGAAGATATACCGATTGTCGAAAATAAGCCGCTTGCCCAGACCTTGTTTAAGTCGGTAGAAGTAGGTGATATTATCCCCGAAGAGTTCTATAACGCCGTCGCCGAAATTCTCGCTTTTGTCTATAGTTTGAAGGGGAGGAGGGTGTAG
- a CDS encoding flagellar biosynthetic protein FliO, translated as MKKKYAFYALIILAVLFLGFKGSLAAPGDDGDPIDVNNLKKYSFEKPIDSQQNYSSWQSFLKFAVYFITLVFVCILALIITRWLARLTPYSRWKSKYMEVVDVLHLDSHNRVFIIKSPIGLQVLAASEKEIRLIGKLDEKTAELIYEAENTGNFENRNFANQLDNFLKKIKSFHSIKDGDAKL; from the coding sequence ATGAAAAAAAAGTACGCTTTTTATGCTTTGATCATTTTAGCAGTATTGTTTTTAGGATTTAAAGGGAGCTTGGCGGCGCCGGGGGATGATGGCGATCCGATAGATGTAAATAATTTAAAAAAGTACAGTTTTGAAAAACCTATCGATTCACAACAGAATTATTCATCGTGGCAGAGCTTTTTGAAGTTCGCAGTGTATTTTATTACTTTAGTTTTTGTTTGCATCCTGGCGCTTATAATTACCCGGTGGCTGGCAAGATTAACACCGTATTCGCGCTGGAAGAGCAAGTACATGGAGGTAGTGGATGTACTTCATCTGGATTCCCATAACCGTGTATTTATAATTAAATCTCCGATCGGGCTGCAAGTACTGGCTGCATCAGAAAAGGAGATTCGCCTTATCGGAAAGCTGGATGAAAAAACTGCGGAACTAATTTATGAGGCTGAAAATACCGGTAATTTTGAAAACAGGAATTTTGCAAATCAACTTGATAATTTTTTAAAGAAAATAAAAAGCTTTCACAGTATTAAAGACGGTGATGCAAAATTATGA
- the fliM gene encoding flagellar motor switch protein FliM — protein sequence MSEILSQSEIDALIAALTTGEIKAEEIKKEANEKKIKVYDFKKPNKFSKEQLNTLHLIHENFSRQLITFFSTQLRTLVQINASSVDQMPYSEFISSIPNPSIIGIVDFQPLRGAIIIAMNVSMAFSIIDRLLGGSGEYKDKPREPTEIEANILHRVYSKLVKLMQEAWQDILEIHPVFDKLETNPQFVQLVSPNEAVALITINTRIGKTDGLINICIPYIVIEPVMSRLSTKIWLSNSKKESPESFIKTITRKLENVNAEIRAEIGKAKITVREFLDLDVGDVIQLDKHINSEVDVYVYDKLKYKGIMGKRNGRFAVRINKVISERDEANG from the coding sequence TTGTCCGAAATTCTTTCCCAGAGTGAAATAGACGCTCTAATAGCTGCACTAACTACAGGTGAAATAAAAGCTGAAGAGATAAAAAAAGAAGCTAACGAAAAGAAAATAAAGGTTTACGATTTTAAAAAGCCCAATAAATTTTCGAAAGAGCAGCTCAATACACTCCACCTTATCCATGAAAATTTTTCAAGGCAGCTCATCACTTTTTTTTCAACCCAGTTAAGGACTCTGGTTCAAATAAATGCATCCAGCGTTGACCAGATGCCGTATTCGGAATTCATATCCTCCATTCCGAATCCGTCCATAATAGGTATTGTCGATTTCCAGCCGCTAAGGGGAGCTATAATTATTGCAATGAACGTATCCATGGCTTTTTCAATCATAGACAGGCTTTTAGGAGGGAGCGGTGAATATAAAGATAAACCCAGAGAGCCTACCGAAATCGAGGCTAATATCCTTCACAGGGTCTATTCAAAACTTGTTAAACTGATGCAAGAAGCGTGGCAGGATATTTTAGAAATTCACCCCGTTTTTGATAAACTTGAAACAAATCCCCAATTTGTTCAACTGGTCTCACCCAATGAGGCTGTAGCTTTAATTACAATCAATACGAGGATTGGCAAGACCGATGGGCTGATAAATATCTGCATACCTTATATAGTAATTGAACCTGTAATGTCAAGACTTTCTACCAAAATATGGTTATCGAACAGCAAAAAGGAGAGTCCCGAGAGCTTTATAAAAACCATAACCAGAAAGTTGGAAAATGTAAATGCCGAGATAAGAGCTGAGATCGGCAAAGCTAAAATAACCGTGAGAGAATTTTTAGATCTGGATGTAGGAGATGTAATACAGCTGGACAAGCATATTAATAGCGAAGTCGATGTTTACGTATACGATAAACTCAAATACAAAGGTATAATGGGTAAGCGAAACGGAAGGTTTGCGGTAAGAATTAATAAAGTTATAAGTGAGAGGGATGAAGCCAATGGATGA
- the fliP gene encoding flagellar type III secretion system pore protein FliP (The bacterial flagellar biogenesis protein FliP forms a type III secretion system (T3SS)-type pore required for flagellar assembly.), giving the protein MKKKIRWVTAFLAAVILLSIPITALADPEPPIPMLDFVRSARNPQETALSLQVLLILTILTLAPSILIMMTSFIRIVIVFSFVRSGLGTQQIPPNQVLIGLALFITFFVMAPVFDDINKNAIQPYMREEITTQEALQLAQKPLRDFMFRQTREKDLALFLYHAKLQNQVRTLDDVPTYVLIPAFIISELKTAFQMGFIIFVPFLVIDMIVASTLMSMGMLMLPPVMISLPFKILLFVMVDGWNLVVSSLLSSFH; this is encoded by the coding sequence ATGAAGAAAAAAATTAGATGGGTCACGGCGTTTCTCGCGGCTGTAATTCTCTTGTCAATACCAATAACGGCTTTGGCTGATCCAGAGCCACCTATTCCAATGCTGGATTTTGTAAGATCGGCGCGCAATCCCCAGGAAACGGCTTTATCGTTGCAGGTCCTACTTATTCTGACAATACTGACCCTGGCTCCGTCCATCCTCATAATGATGACTTCATTTATAAGAATAGTAATCGTGTTTTCCTTTGTCCGCAGTGGTCTCGGGACTCAGCAGATACCTCCAAATCAAGTTCTCATAGGACTGGCGTTATTCATTACATTTTTCGTCATGGCTCCTGTTTTTGACGATATAAACAAAAACGCGATTCAGCCCTATATGAGAGAAGAAATAACCACGCAGGAAGCTTTACAGTTAGCGCAAAAACCGCTGAGGGATTTTATGTTCAGGCAAACCAGAGAAAAGGATTTAGCCCTATTTCTCTATCATGCCAAACTACAAAACCAGGTAAGAACCCTAGATGATGTTCCAACTTATGTTTTAATACCGGCTTTCATTATAAGTGAATTAAAAACCGCTTTCCAGATGGGATTTATAATATTCGTGCCTTTTCTGGTGATAGACATGATTGTGGCGAGCACTCTCATGTCCATGGGTATGTTGATGTTGCCGCCCGTTATGATATCACTTCCGTTTAAGATACTGCTGTTCGTTATGGTTGACGGGTGGAATCTTGTTGTAAGTTCTCTTTTATCGAGTTTTCATTGA
- the fliR gene encoding flagellar biosynthetic protein FliR — MEFIIVNFLLVFFRILGFFILTPVFGRREFPVQGRLGVSALIAVILYPVVNKIPLPDNLWDTVILFIRETAVGLSIGFITFVVFSAVYICGEIIDLQMGFGIVNVIDPQTNAQIPVMGNFFYILTILIFLSINGHHVLLNALMKSYDILPLGGAGLHDSFLEGMLKSFFEMFAAGVKMSIPVVAATFLADFALGVIARTVPQMNVFIVGLPFKIIIGFIALIIALPMYVLALDVLFSGSYKSIQLILRGMLNSP, encoded by the coding sequence ATGGAATTTATAATAGTAAATTTTTTGCTTGTTTTTTTCAGGATTTTGGGTTTTTTTATCCTAACACCGGTCTTCGGCAGGCGTGAATTTCCGGTACAGGGCAGATTGGGTGTTTCAGCGCTAATAGCCGTAATCTTATACCCGGTTGTAAATAAAATACCCCTTCCTGATAACCTGTGGGATACGGTGATCCTTTTTATCAGGGAAACAGCAGTAGGGCTTTCAATAGGGTTCATAACATTTGTAGTATTCTCGGCAGTTTATATATGCGGTGAAATAATAGACCTGCAAATGGGCTTCGGTATAGTAAACGTCATAGATCCTCAAACCAACGCCCAGATACCGGTAATGGGGAATTTCTTTTACATTCTGACTATCCTCATATTTTTGAGCATTAACGGCCATCATGTTTTGCTAAATGCCTTAATGAAAAGTTATGATATATTACCCCTAGGAGGAGCAGGCTTACACGATTCTTTCCTGGAGGGAATGCTTAAGAGCTTTTTTGAAATGTTTGCTGCAGGGGTAAAAATGAGTATCCCTGTTGTTGCAGCAACTTTCCTGGCGGATTTTGCCCTTGGCGTTATAGCCAGAACGGTACCCCAGATGAATGTGTTTATTGTGGGACTGCCCTTTAAAATAATTATCGGTTTTATTGCCCTGATTATAGCGCTACCGATGTACGTGTTGGCCCTGGATGTTTTATTCAGCGGTAGTTACAAAAGTATACAGCTAATACTGCGAGGAATGTTGAATTCACCATGA
- the fliQ gene encoding flagellar biosynthesis protein FliQ — MTQETVIYLAREALSMVILVSAPMLGIGMLVGLLISIFQATTQIQEQSLTFVPKIVVVMMAILIFGPWMLNLMVNFTETLFREMPNFIH; from the coding sequence TTGACACAGGAGACCGTAATTTATCTTGCCCGTGAGGCCCTTAGCATGGTTATACTGGTGTCAGCTCCAATGTTGGGCATTGGAATGCTGGTGGGACTGTTAATTAGTATTTTCCAGGCTACGACTCAGATACAGGAGCAATCCCTGACGTTCGTGCCCAAGATCGTAGTGGTGATGATGGCTATTTTGATATTCGGGCCGTGGATGCTTAATCTGATGGTAAACTTTACCGAAACTTTATTTAGAGAAATGCCCAATTTTATCCATTGA